In Lusitaniella coriacea LEGE 07157, the genomic stretch GTTGTTTATTGTCGATCCGCCTCAAGGTCGCTCCCCTGCGGACGAAATGGTACTGGTGATGGGGGGTTATGACATCAATGACGACAAACAGAACGAACTCTACGCCTTCAATGGGTTTCCCGACTATTACCAAACTCACCCCATCCCTATCTACCAAAACCAGTTGGTGCGATTGTACCTGCTGAATATGATCGAGTTCGATCCTGCGGTGACGTTTCACATTCACGCTAATTTGTTCCAGGTTTATCCCACAGGTCGCACCCTAACCCCAAAGGAAGAAACTGACGTAATTACAATGGGAACCGCAGAACGCCACATTTTGGAGTTTTCCTACCCTTACCCCGGTCGCTATATGTTCCATCCTCACCAGGACGCGATCGCGGAACGTGGCTGTATGGGAGAGTTTGAAGTTATTTCCATTTAAGTGTATTTTGGAATACCGACTGGGCTTTTCTTTAATTGCAATTAATTGTCAGTTGCACTAAAGTCAGCAGTGTTTAAATACCCACATTTAGGATAAAAAATATGTCTAATTTACGCCTTTGGTCTACTGCAGGAATGGCAGCCCTTCTTTTTACCGCTAGCGGCTGTGGCGAATCCCAAACACCTACCGTGACAACTTCCCCAGACTCGGAAACCACCAGCGTAGCAGAGAGTCCCGTAGAATCCGCCGATACTCCTTCAGAAGCCAGCGAAGACGAAGAATATTTAGCCACCCTCGGTTTAATGAAAGGACACCTCATCGTCGCGAAGCAACTGATGGATGAGGGGAAAATTGAAGAAGCCGAACCGCACATCGGTCATCCCGTTGAAGAGTTATATAGCGATGTGGAAGAGCAATTAGAAACGCGGAATGTCCCCGAATTCAAAACGACCTTGAATCAATTACACGATGGGGTGAAAGCAAAGATAGACTCCTCAAAGTTAAACCCAGACTACGATGCAGCCATTAAAGCCGTTGAGGGCGCGATCGCGGCAATCCCCGAAACCCAACTTCAAGACCCCCAATTCGTCCTCAATGCCTTAAACATAATCCTCGAAACCGTTGACGAAGAGTACAGCGCAGCCGTGGTTGATGGCAAAATCGTCGAAGCGATCGAATACCAAGACTCCCTCGGCTTTATTCTGTATAGCGAAAACCTCTATCAAACCATCGCTGACCAAGTGAGTCAAACCAACCCAGAAGCACACGAAACCATCACCGCCAACCTCACCGAACTCAAAAAAGCGTTCCCCTCCGTTATTCCCCCCGAAACGGCGCTCAAAACGCCAGAGGAAATATCTCAGTGGGTTAAAGAAATTGAAGAAAGCAGTACGCTGTAGCCCCTTGAGGAAAAGGCAGAAACTGCGCGGGATTTGTGGGATTGCACGGAAATCAGAAATTCTCTGCCCGTCAATCTTACAACCTGACACCCATAGCTTACCGCTATAACAGTGCTATGATCGTTGCCGTAACTCACAGCAAGCTATCGTTATGGGTGAAGCAAAACGTCGCAAAGAGTCACTAGGCGATCGATACGGTAAAGAAGATAAAATTTTGCCCTGGGTTCCCATTACAAAGGCCCAAGGAGAGCAATTTGTCAAATGGACGACCAAGGGAGCCTGGATTGGAATTGGTCTGGTGGCGGCTTTCTGGGTTGTCGTTCGCATTATTGGTCCGGCATTTGGTTGGTGGACTGTAAGCTAGCCGTTGCGCTAGCCAACCAAGGTCTGCAAGTGCAAAGTTATGCTTTGTACTCGATTGGCTTGCCACCGATCTGAAATGAAAAGAAATAAGCTTTAAAACCTTTTATTTGCCTGTATTAGAGAAAGTCGCGCGATCGCGATCGCCTTTTAATCCCCTTTCTTCTCTCCCCAAACTCAAACATCAATAGGATTTTTTTACTATGCGAAGATCGCCAGACTTTATTATTATTGGAGCCGGCAAGTGCGGAACGACATCCCTCCACCGCTATATCAACGAGCATCCTGATATCTATCTTTGTCCTATTAAAGAAACGTACTTTTTTATCGAAGAGCCAATAAGAAGAAAGCAAAAATCTTTTGGAGCGATTAGCGATCCAGAAGACTACTATGCTTTGTTTGAAAATGCTCCAGAAAAAAGCGTTATTGGAGAAATATCAACGAATTACTATGCTTATCCCGCCTCTGCAAAAATCATTCATGAAGCTTTGCCCAATACTAAAATCATTGCCATTCTTAGAAATCCTGCGGATCGAGCGTTTTCTAGCTACCAAATGCGAGTTCGGGGCGGTCACGAAAAACGAGAGTTTGACAGCATTATTGCTGAAGATAATCGTCATGTCGTAAGAGGATTTTATTATCGCCAACTTCTTCCTTATTTTGAGCTGTTCGATCGCGAACAAATTAAAATTTTGTTTTTTGAGGATCTGTGTCGAGATTCTGTGAGGTTCGTTCAGGATTTGTTTGAATATTTAGGGGTTGATGCTAACTTCGTTCCGAATACAGAAGAAAGAAGGCGAGAAGGCGGATTACCCAAAAACAAGGTTTTGCACAAACTGTTGACCCAAAAAAATCCGATCAGAACGTCAGTTGCAACGATTCTAAAACCATTGATCCCATTAGATACTAGACGAGCGATGCGGCAAAAAATGGTCAAAGAAAATATATACAAAGCCAAATTATCCCCTGAGTCAAAGCAAAAGTTGATTGCTCTCTATCGCGACGATATTCTTAAGCTTCAAGATTTAATTCAGCGCGATCTGTCTTCGTGGTTAAGGTAAAATCATGGGTATAGTCGAACCCACATCGATACTGTCAAGAATTTTGGCACATTTACTAAAACCTCTTCAATTCGCGCTACGATCGTTGCCGTAACTCACAGCAAGCTATCATTATGGGTGAAGCAAAACGTCGCAAAGAGTCACTAGGCGATCGATACGGTAAAGAAGATAAAATTTTGCCTTGGGTTCCCATTACAAAAACCCAAGGAGAGCAATTTGTGAAATGGACAACCAAAGGAGCCTGGATTGGAATCGGTCTGGTGGTTGCTTTCTGGGTTGTCGTTCGTATTATTGGTCCGGCATTTGGCTGGTGGACGGTGCAATAGCAGTTTTTGCATCCTCGAAACCCACGTTTGCCGCTCCTGCGAAATGAAAAGAAATAAGCTTTAAAACCTTTTATTTGCCTGTATTAGAGAAAGTCGCGCGATCGCGATACGAGAAAATTCAGTTGCCGATTTTCAAGACAGGCTGTAGCTTGTAGTGGAAGCTCGATTAGGCGAATTCGGGGTGCAACTCGTCAATCCATGATTCAATTTTTATAAACTCAATTCTTTCACCCCGATCGCGCATCGCCAAAAAGAGTATTAAGAAGGACAGCGATTGAGTATAACGCAGTCCACAATAGAGGTCATATTTCAAGCAGGAGTTTCTTACCCGTGCAGACCAATCTTCGCCCAACAGACGCTGTGAAAATTCAAGTAGAGGACGATCGGACTGGCATGAGTGTTGAAACACTCAAACGAGCTTTTGCCGATAATCTCTTCTACACTCAAGGAAAAGATACATCTTGGGCCACGCGCCGAGACTACTACATGGCATTGGCTTACACGGTGCGAGATCGACTCTTTCATCGTTTTTTCAAAACCCGCAAGCGGTACTTTGCGAAAGATGTGAAAGTCGTTTGCTACCTGTCGGCAGAATTTTTGATGGGTCGCCACCTGGGTAATAACCTGATCAATCTCGGAATTTACGATCGCGTAAACGAAGCCGTTCGAGAATCGGGATTAGACTTAGGCAAATTAATCGAACTCGAACACGATCCCGGTTTGGGAAATGGGGGTTTAGGACGACTTGCCGCCTGTTTCCTCGATTCCCTCGCCACCCTAGAAGTTCCAGCAATCGGTTACGGCATTCGCTACGAATTCGGCATTTTTCACCAAGCCATTAAAGATGGTTGGCAAGTCGAAGTTCCCGACAAATGGTTGCGTTTCGGCAATCCTTGGGAAATTTGCCGCCGAGAAGCCAGCGTTCAAGTGAAATTTGGCGGACACACCGAAACCTACCACGATCAACAAGGCAACCCGCGCGTGACTTGGATTCACGATCGCACCGTCACCGCCATTCCCTACGACACCCCCGTTCCGGGCTATAACACGAATACCGTCAATACCTTACGCCTGTGGCGCGCGCTAGCCGGCGATGATTTTGACTTCCAGGCATTTAACGCCGGAGACTACGACGGTGCAGTGGCATCTAAAATGAGTTCGGAAACCATTTCGAAAGTTCTCTATCCCAACGACAATACTCCCCAAGGACGACAACTGCGCCTCGAACAACAATTCTTCTTTGCCTCGGCTTCCCTGCAAGATATTATTCGCAATCACCTGCGCCTCCATAAAAACTTGGATGCACTCTACGAAGGCGTGGCAATTCAACTCAATGATACCCATCCCACCGTCGCGATCGCGGAATTGATGCGGTTACTCATCGACGAACATCAATACTATTGGGATAAAGCCTGGTACATCACCCAGAAAACCTTCGCTTACACCAACCATACCCTGCTCCCCGAAGCCCTAGAGCGCTGGCCCGTCAGCCTCTTTGAAAGCCTACTCCCGCGTCACCTAGAAATCATCTACGAAATTAACCACCGCTTCCTTGAAGACATCAAAACCTGGTTCCCCGACGATGAAGACCGCCTAGGACGGATGTCGATCATCGAAGAATTTCCCGAAAAATCCATCCGCATGGCAAACCTCGCCTGTATCGGCAGTCATGCCATTAACGGCGTTGCCGCACTCCACACAGAACTCCTTCAAAAACACACCTTGAGGGATTTTGCCGAACTCTGGCCCGAAAAATTCTTCAATAAAACCAACGGAGTCACGCCACGTCGTTGGATACTGTTGAGCAACCCCAAACTTTCCGAATTAATTACCGAAAAAATTGGGGATGGTTGGTTGAGCAATCTCGACCAACTCAAACAGTTAGAACCCTTTGTTGAAGATGCAGATTTCCGTCGGCGCTGGCGCGAAGTCAAGCATGAAAACAAACTGCAATTGACCCAATATATCTGGAAGCATAACAGCCTAGAAGTCGATCCCCACTCTATATTCGACGTTCAGGTCAAGCGCCTTCACGAGTACAAACGCCAGCTATTATCGGCACTCAACATCATCACCCTTTACAATCGCATCAAGGAAAATCCCAACGCCGACGTTTTTCCTCGTACCTTTATCTTTGGCGGTAAAGCAGCACCGGGATACTACATGGCAAAGTTGATTATTAAATTGATCAATGCAGTCGCTGAAGTGGTGAATAAAGATCCAGAAGTCCACGGACGTTTGAAAGTCGCATTTTTAGCCAACTTTAATGTTTCTCTGGGACAGAAAATTTACCCCGCCGCCGATTTATCCGAGCAAATTTCCACAGCAGGGAAAGAAGCCTCTGGAACCGGAAATATGAAATTTGCAATGAATGGCGCGCTCACTATTGGAACCCTCGATGGTGCAAATATCGAAATCCGCGAAGAAGTCGGCGCAGAAAATTTCTTTCTCTTTGGGTTAACCGCAGAAGAAGTTCAAAGCACGAAAGTGCAAGGGTACAACCCAATGGACTACTACCACGGGAACGCCGAACTCAAAGCAGTAATCGATCGTATCGATTCGGGCTATTTCTCCCACGGTAACCAAGAGCTATTTAAGCCCATTGTAGATTCGCTCCTGCACCACGATCAATATATGTTGTTGGCTGACTATCAAGCCTATATTGATTGCCAGGAGAAGGTGGTTGAGGCTTATAAAGACCAAGAACGTTGGACGAAAATGTCGATTCTCAATGCAGCTCGTATGGGCAAATTTTCCAGCGACCGCACGATTAATGAATACGTTAATGAAATCTGGAAAGCTAAACCGGTTAAGGTTGAATCGGAAGAGTACGATTCAAATAACGCAGGGTTAAACGTACAGCCGTAACCCCATTTGCTCGAATCCAAAATAGCATTTTCAAGATCCCCAGATTCGAGAATAATCTGGGGATTTATCTTTAATCTGTTTTGATACTCGTTCTATCCAGCTTGAAATTCCGTATCTTACCAAACTGAGAAGCGCTATATCTTAACATTTCTGACTCCAGAAGAAAGTAAAATGAAAATTAATGATTTCACACTGATTGTTGGTGCGGCAAAATGCGGAACAACTAGCCTATTTTTCTATTTGTCGCAACATCCTCAAATTTGCCCCTGCAAAATAAAAGAACCAAAGTTTTTTTCGAGAGACGAACGGTGGAAGAAGGGTTTCCAGTGGTATCAAGGGTTGTGGAATTGGGACGAGCAAGTCCATAAGACGGCACTAGAAGCGACACCGGGCTATACAGATCATTTTCCGATAACGATCGAGGTTGTCCAAAGAATCGCAAGTATTGATGCTAATTTTAAATTTATTTATATTATGAGAAATCCTTTGGAACGGATAGAATCGGCACTCCAACATGGATATTATCAAGCTAGGGTAGGAAAAAGTGGGAATGGGGAAGATGCTTTTGAGCATTTTCTAAAGAGCGCAATTGATAAGTCTAAATATGCACAAAAAATTAGCGAGTATTATCGACAGTTTCCGAAAGAGGATATTCTTCTATTACAGTTAGATGATTTGAAGGAGACACCGAGTGCGGTAATGCAGCAAGTATGTGTTTTTTTGGGAATTGATGATTCTTTTGAATTTACAAACTTAGAAAAGGCTCACAACAAAAAAAATAGTTACCGAACGGATACGCTGTGGCGCAAACTAACTCGGATGAAAAGACTGCAACCAATGGCAAATCTTATTCCGGAACAATATAAAAAACAGCTTCGCACGTATTTAAGTCGTCCTCCAAGAAAGGCGAAAGATATACCGCCAACGTTGACTCAAAAACAAAAAAAAGAAATCCTGCGCGATTTACGGGAAGATTTACATCAGCTTCATTGGGAGTATGGTGTTGATGTGACGCGATGGGGATTTGAGGTGTAGGCGGTATTGCGATACTTTACGCGATCGCGTCCAGGAAGAGCGGTAATTGTAGGGGAATATTCCAAAGTAGCGGGTGCTTGATATCCCCCCATGTTTTCCCCAGTTGGGTTTGATAGCGCACGATCGCGTCGGGAATGCTTTCGGAGACTAAAACCTCTGCGGGAGAGAGTTGTCCTAATCGTCTGGCATGACGGTAGTGGTATGCTTCCATGAGCTGTTGTTCGAGGCGTTGCGCGATCGCGTGAGGGGTTCGATCGGCGCGATCGAGTAACAGGAGGTAGTGGGGTTGGGGTTGGGAGATGGGGACAAGGGTTTTGAAGAAGGTGTCGTGCAGTTCCAATCGCGCGATCGCGTCTCGAACAAAGTCTTCTCTCAGTTTTTCTCCAACAAGATCGCTAGTTGTTTCGGTACGTCCGAGAAATTCTAAACAGGGGGTGTTGTAATAATAATGGGAAATTCGCACGCGATCGCCCATGCGATACCGATACAGTCCTCCAGTTTGGGAAATAATAAGTTGATAGATTTTTTCCGGTTGAATTTGATGTAATTGGAAGATATTTTGTTGTTCGTCTTCAAATTCAAAAAAGACGCAATTGATGAGGGGAACGCAACCTTTTGCAGCAATTAAGGGAACGGTGATGGGTGCTTCGGTTGCAAGTAATCCTTTTCCTTGAACGAGGACGTTGGGAAAGAGGGAACGTAAGTAGTCGGCTTGTTCTTTTGCTTGCGCGCTATCCCAACAAGAAATGAGTTTGAGATGCGACCAAATTTTTGTCCAGGATATTTCGGTTTCGAGGAGAAGTTGGCGACGCTTGGGGGAGACGCGATCGCCTAATTTCATTAAGAGTTTATCTCTATTTTTGGCAATATAGTCGAGGTGAACTTTAAGAAAGGTGGGACTCCAGATGGAAATAATTTCTAACTTCTCTTCTTGCAATAATTTCAAGCAAAGTTTTTCTTTAAATTCTTCTGGATTTTTGATTTTTCGGAGATTGGGAACCAAAACAAGAAAAGGACTCAATACGAATCGCAACCAACCTTCCAAGTACTCCGAGTCGTCTGCAATTTCATCGCTCTCTTCAAATTTAGGCGAAATACAAAAATAGGTTTTTCCTGTTACAAACGAGCAGTTTTGGATTAGATCGTATGCCCAAATATAAAACATTTGATTGAAAGCGCGGCGCAAAGAACGAGTATAGGGGATTTTTTTTGTAGCACTACGACTTCCAGATGTCTTTTCGTAAAACAAAATGGGTTCTGATAATAAGCAATTTTTATTGCTCTCGTTTTCAATCCAGAGTTTAATATCTTCATACTCCACAATAGGAATGCAATTCCAATCTTGAATTGTTTGGATGTCTAAAAAATTCCCATATTCGCTATTGACTAAGCGATTGCAAATTTCCTTTTGTACTGCTTTTTGCGCGGTCTTTGGATTTTTTAGTGCTATCTGAAATTGATGCGTTGCAGGAGCAAACAATTGACTTAATAGTTGAATGATAAAACGCAATTAAAAACCTCCATTACGAGATTAAGCTTTTTCCGAGTATTAGAAAGTTAAAAGTAGTTAATTTTTTCATGGAAATCAAAAACTTCTGGCATGACAGGCGGTACGATTCTTAAGTTTTGTAATTACCCTGTTATTTTCTTGGGAAAACAAAGTTATCATAAGATTAACGGATGTTTAAGGTGTATTCTCCTACGATCGCAAAAATGAAAGGTTTAAAAAAGTTTTATTTTATTGCAATAGTTTTCAGCTTTCTCTTCTTTTCCTTATTATATATTTTCTTTCCTGATTTAAGATTGAGTTTGTCTCAAGAAGATCGATTCATAGAAAACTCAACGGCAATATTTTACTTTATTAGCTTTTTTTGTGGAATATTCTTTATTTTAACGATAAAAAGTTCAAGTCGATGGTATCAGATTCTTCCGTGGGTCAGTTTGATTTGCTTTTTAGACGAAGTTGGTTTTGGCGAGCGAATGTTTGGTTTTTCCACCTATATTATGGGCTACCATACGGATGGCTTACATGATATTTTTGGCTTCGCGAGAAATCTTGTTAAGCAATTTTTGATTTTTCAAAAAGAGCAGCTTGCAAAGAACCATTATAATTTGCTTGTTGGCTTCTTGAGTATTTTGTTTTTTGGTTTAATTGGTTATATTGGGTTATTTATTTTCAAAAATCGTCGCAAATATATTCAAGGCACTCAAAACTTCATTAAAACTCATCCTCCTTATTTCTTCGTTTTATGGGGTTTAGGTCTTGGCATAGTTTCAATTTTCTTTGATGAGCTATTATTAAAGCTATTGGATACGTGGGAGTTTGGTTCTTTCCTAGAAGAATTAATTGAAATGAATGCTGCTTTGAGTTTTATGTTTGCAGTTTTTGCGATTAAGTCGCACATGAAAAACAAAGTAAATTCAGCAAAGCACAAGAGTAAGATCGAACCCATTAGTGTTAG encodes the following:
- a CDS encoding sulfotransferase domain-containing protein, yielding MKINDFTLIVGAAKCGTTSLFFYLSQHPQICPCKIKEPKFFSRDERWKKGFQWYQGLWNWDEQVHKTALEATPGYTDHFPITIEVVQRIASIDANFKFIYIMRNPLERIESALQHGYYQARVGKSGNGEDAFEHFLKSAIDKSKYAQKISEYYRQFPKEDILLLQLDDLKETPSAVMQQVCVFLGIDDSFEFTNLEKAHNKKNSYRTDTLWRKLTRMKRLQPMANLIPEQYKKQLRTYLSRPPRKAKDIPPTLTQKQKKEILRDLREDLHQLHWEYGVDVTRWGFEV
- a CDS encoding glycogen/starch/alpha-glucan phosphorylase, with amino-acid sequence MSVETLKRAFADNLFYTQGKDTSWATRRDYYMALAYTVRDRLFHRFFKTRKRYFAKDVKVVCYLSAEFLMGRHLGNNLINLGIYDRVNEAVRESGLDLGKLIELEHDPGLGNGGLGRLAACFLDSLATLEVPAIGYGIRYEFGIFHQAIKDGWQVEVPDKWLRFGNPWEICRREASVQVKFGGHTETYHDQQGNPRVTWIHDRTVTAIPYDTPVPGYNTNTVNTLRLWRALAGDDFDFQAFNAGDYDGAVASKMSSETISKVLYPNDNTPQGRQLRLEQQFFFASASLQDIIRNHLRLHKNLDALYEGVAIQLNDTHPTVAIAELMRLLIDEHQYYWDKAWYITQKTFAYTNHTLLPEALERWPVSLFESLLPRHLEIIYEINHRFLEDIKTWFPDDEDRLGRMSIIEEFPEKSIRMANLACIGSHAINGVAALHTELLQKHTLRDFAELWPEKFFNKTNGVTPRRWILLSNPKLSELITEKIGDGWLSNLDQLKQLEPFVEDADFRRRWREVKHENKLQLTQYIWKHNSLEVDPHSIFDVQVKRLHEYKRQLLSALNIITLYNRIKENPNADVFPRTFIFGGKAAPGYYMAKLIIKLINAVAEVVNKDPEVHGRLKVAFLANFNVSLGQKIYPAADLSEQISTAGKEASGTGNMKFAMNGALTIGTLDGANIEIREEVGAENFFLFGLTAEEVQSTKVQGYNPMDYYHGNAELKAVIDRIDSGYFSHGNQELFKPIVDSLLHHDQYMLLADYQAYIDCQEKVVEAYKDQERWTKMSILNAARMGKFSSDRTINEYVNEIWKAKPVKVESEEYDSNNAGLNVQP
- a CDS encoding DUF2839 domain-containing protein; translated protein: MGEAKRRKESLGDRYGKEDKILPWVPITKTQGEQFVKWTTKGAWIGIGLVVAFWVVVRIIGPAFGWWTVQ
- a CDS encoding sulfotransferase family protein is translated as MRRSPDFIIIGAGKCGTTSLHRYINEHPDIYLCPIKETYFFIEEPIRRKQKSFGAISDPEDYYALFENAPEKSVIGEISTNYYAYPASAKIIHEALPNTKIIAILRNPADRAFSSYQMRVRGGHEKREFDSIIAEDNRHVVRGFYYRQLLPYFELFDREQIKILFFEDLCRDSVRFVQDLFEYLGVDANFVPNTEERRREGGLPKNKVLHKLLTQKNPIRTSVATILKPLIPLDTRRAMRQKMVKENIYKAKLSPESKQKLIALYRDDILKLQDLIQRDLSSWLR
- a CDS encoding DUF2839 domain-containing protein, which codes for MGEAKRRKESLGDRYGKEDKILPWVPITKAQGEQFVKWTTKGAWIGIGLVAAFWVVVRIIGPAFGWWTVS
- a CDS encoding GH3 family domain-containing protein, giving the protein MRFIIQLLSQLFAPATHQFQIALKNPKTAQKAVQKEICNRLVNSEYGNFLDIQTIQDWNCIPIVEYEDIKLWIENESNKNCLLSEPILFYEKTSGSRSATKKIPYTRSLRRAFNQMFYIWAYDLIQNCSFVTGKTYFCISPKFEESDEIADDSEYLEGWLRFVLSPFLVLVPNLRKIKNPEEFKEKLCLKLLQEEKLEIISIWSPTFLKVHLDYIAKNRDKLLMKLGDRVSPKRRQLLLETEISWTKIWSHLKLISCWDSAQAKEQADYLRSLFPNVLVQGKGLLATEAPITVPLIAAKGCVPLINCVFFEFEDEQQNIFQLHQIQPEKIYQLIISQTGGLYRYRMGDRVRISHYYYNTPCLEFLGRTETTSDLVGEKLREDFVRDAIARLELHDTFFKTLVPISQPQPHYLLLLDRADRTPHAIAQRLEQQLMEAYHYRHARRLGQLSPAEVLVSESIPDAIVRYQTQLGKTWGDIKHPLLWNIPLQLPLFLDAIA